In one window of Pseudobdellovibrionaceae bacterium DNA:
- a CDS encoding YeeE/YedE family protein: MEWGTIIEALIGGGLIGLAVSIMLIFNGRVTGISGIFDGAITLKTIRSGDYLWRLTFLAGLIAGGVILLLFYQPAFSWDDSYNLATVAVAGFLVGFGTLMGNGCTSGHGICGVSRMSPRSIVATLSFMISGFITVYIMRHILGG, translated from the coding sequence ATGGAGTGGGGGACAATTATCGAGGCATTAATTGGTGGAGGCTTAATTGGGTTAGCCGTATCCATCATGCTTATATTTAACGGCCGTGTGACCGGCATTAGCGGCATCTTTGACGGTGCCATCACATTAAAGACCATTCGATCCGGTGACTATCTCTGGCGCCTGACCTTCTTGGCGGGTCTGATTGCTGGCGGAGTTATACTTTTACTCTTTTATCAACCTGCATTCAGTTGGGATGACTCGTATAATCTAGCTACCGTAGCCGTAGCGGGGTTTCTGGTTGGTTTCGGAACTCTGATGGGCAACGGTTGCACCAGTGGGCACGGCATCTGTGGCGTCAGCCGAATGTCTCCTCGGTCTATTGTTGCCACTTTAAGTTTTATGATCTCTGGCTTTATTACTGTCTACATCATGCGACATATCTTAGGGGGTTAA
- a CDS encoding alpha/beta fold hydrolase produces the protein MKLHTRMAQGFLFALWVTAWFVNPAFVKADEVESKCLDLLKQSTILEVLQEAAEERWQSLNVVKPSFMSIKKEQEAAITWAGVAPPPLMSSFLPEGVSLISHPLVDPKEQGLVKVGDGDFMSLRLHFSHDGQTLDTNIGLPVTALLDNVEMAETKGSVEDDSSDNDGDKDRTSGPTLTELLIQAKNNLGDSNNNAEARPKYLAGPKAKAVVLFFHGGGTSTTGHHVAIQLMGYLAAHGVVVISWDQDWHGEGNRDFRTADEYFKLVQAFAEKYVAPGVPVYTTGHSMGGLYTDMMLRRAGEDKLNLQQRIRGFLSLSGVPDASPDSDYEQRVKAFSQIVKNDDVKSQVHDEDNELGEMLLRQGKYSPLALLGERNMERSSVWSEADVAANLPTSLHVWGRNDWLYVGSEENIDKHVGQLPNGKLVIMGPRVDFKGQINDVGHLIFDHHRPKPIHLEAIDILEAFARMNGYSLPDIEVTVDEVEKVRDLLIKEKELVEIKIAGLEAARDKAANRRAKQAREKELPPLVAALEQVDTLAVRLKGVRQLFLQELLEKSVSDDLLRDPQGDSIATFFIYAYKRKPSFRVFVDSYMRDNLGLADKKAQQEFFLTLKSDIPETFSYILETIERDLGEVLSKTSEPYDATLVKVMQNMANNLAFREFVERFNYGLLNGSEALLGVNAEYKALESYIKALSSKKGDIVEPLVINGVATPISLEDAKVRKDRLGSRRSRIYDPGKDDPDGHKILVDRDVAQAQRVAYEKALKEVRQLQQNVVRQRDNIDRQIGSLLGQVKSERINGLREWQEALIKKLAGLDEDIVAAIDEHLVRVERGQVVVENVPHKIHDLFKEFDRLNREYKRTELELVEAERKEALSGGLGNEVKELYQSLYSTSREGSHMGLSMPEISRPEGKQLEKNGKKNWEKAEVSKIVKAVSEHILGKGVEHQLEYLKWAILQLEIREESLARLYWVKQKQYVERVVPDLYSSEEVVAAEFLALPYQRELSTAYIRVFSQVLKKWKSIWKDRPPADSVELY, from the coding sequence ATGAAACTGCACACTCGGATGGCGCAGGGCTTTCTATTTGCCTTGTGGGTAACGGCTTGGTTTGTAAACCCCGCTTTTGTTAAAGCCGATGAAGTTGAGTCGAAATGTCTCGATCTTTTAAAGCAATCGACAATTCTAGAGGTTCTTCAAGAAGCTGCTGAAGAGCGTTGGCAGTCTTTGAATGTGGTTAAGCCCAGTTTCATGAGCATCAAGAAAGAACAAGAGGCTGCCATCACTTGGGCAGGAGTGGCGCCTCCTCCACTTATGTCGTCTTTTCTTCCAGAGGGAGTTAGTTTAATTTCTCATCCCCTGGTGGACCCCAAAGAACAAGGCCTTGTGAAAGTTGGCGACGGAGATTTTATGTCGTTGCGGCTTCACTTTTCACATGATGGGCAAACTCTGGATACCAACATCGGCCTGCCTGTTACCGCACTTTTAGATAATGTGGAAATGGCAGAAACAAAAGGCAGCGTGGAAGACGATAGCAGCGATAATGACGGAGACAAAGATAGAACATCTGGCCCCACCTTGACGGAGCTTTTGATTCAAGCCAAAAATAATCTTGGTGACTCAAATAACAACGCAGAAGCAAGACCAAAGTACCTCGCTGGACCAAAAGCAAAAGCGGTAGTTCTATTTTTTCACGGTGGTGGCACGAGCACAACCGGCCACCATGTGGCGATTCAGTTGATGGGATATTTGGCCGCCCACGGAGTGGTGGTGATCTCATGGGATCAAGACTGGCATGGAGAGGGGAATCGAGATTTTCGAACAGCCGATGAGTATTTTAAACTGGTGCAGGCTTTTGCTGAAAAATATGTAGCGCCAGGTGTTCCTGTTTATACCACAGGCCACAGCATGGGTGGGCTCTATACAGACATGATGTTGCGCCGGGCGGGTGAGGACAAACTCAATTTGCAACAGCGAATTCGAGGATTTTTGTCTCTCAGTGGAGTGCCTGATGCATCGCCAGATTCTGATTATGAGCAAAGGGTGAAGGCGTTTAGTCAGATTGTGAAGAATGACGATGTAAAAAGCCAAGTTCACGATGAAGATAACGAATTGGGGGAAATGCTGCTGCGACAGGGTAAGTACTCGCCTCTAGCTCTTCTGGGCGAGCGCAATATGGAACGAAGCAGTGTTTGGTCTGAGGCCGACGTCGCGGCTAATCTTCCCACGTCATTGCACGTGTGGGGTCGTAACGATTGGCTTTATGTGGGTAGTGAAGAAAATATCGACAAGCATGTAGGTCAACTGCCCAACGGTAAGTTGGTAATTATGGGTCCTCGTGTAGACTTTAAAGGTCAAATCAATGATGTGGGACACCTCATATTTGACCATCATCGTCCAAAACCCATTCACCTTGAGGCCATTGACATTCTTGAGGCCTTCGCACGAATGAATGGTTATAGTTTACCAGATATTGAAGTCACAGTGGACGAAGTTGAAAAAGTGCGGGACCTTCTAATTAAAGAAAAGGAACTTGTCGAAATTAAAATAGCAGGTCTTGAAGCGGCACGAGACAAGGCTGCAAACCGTCGAGCCAAACAAGCCAGAGAAAAGGAGTTGCCACCTTTAGTGGCGGCTTTGGAGCAAGTAGACACCTTGGCTGTTCGATTAAAGGGCGTGCGCCAGCTGTTTTTACAGGAGTTGCTTGAGAAATCAGTTTCGGACGACTTATTAAGAGATCCACAAGGCGATTCCATTGCCACATTCTTTATATATGCCTATAAACGAAAGCCATCTTTTCGCGTTTTTGTCGATTCCTATATGCGGGATAATTTGGGCTTGGCAGACAAAAAAGCGCAGCAGGAGTTTTTCCTGACGTTGAAGTCTGATATTCCTGAAACGTTTAGCTATATCTTAGAAACCATTGAGCGAGATTTGGGAGAAGTGCTTTCTAAGACCAGCGAGCCGTACGATGCGACTCTGGTTAAAGTGATGCAGAACATGGCAAACAATTTAGCCTTTAGGGAGTTTGTTGAGCGCTTTAATTATGGTCTACTGAACGGCTCAGAGGCATTGCTCGGGGTGAACGCCGAATACAAGGCCCTAGAGAGCTATATAAAGGCCTTGAGCTCCAAAAAAGGCGATATAGTTGAGCCACTTGTTATTAATGGGGTGGCAACACCGATCTCCTTGGAAGATGCTAAGGTTCGAAAGGATCGACTAGGATCTCGTCGTTCGCGAATTTATGATCCGGGCAAAGATGATCCTGACGGCCATAAGATTCTCGTGGATCGCGATGTGGCCCAAGCCCAGCGAGTGGCCTATGAAAAGGCATTGAAGGAAGTGCGGCAGTTGCAGCAAAATGTCGTGCGCCAACGAGACAATATTGACCGACAAATCGGTTCTCTTTTAGGGCAGGTAAAGTCTGAGCGCATAAATGGGCTGCGCGAATGGCAAGAGGCACTAATCAAAAAATTAGCGGGCCTCGATGAAGATATAGTGGCGGCCATAGATGAACATTTGGTGCGAGTAGAACGTGGCCAAGTGGTCGTTGAAAACGTGCCTCACAAAATCCATGATCTTTTCAAAGAATTTGATCGTTTGAATCGAGAATATAAGCGAACAGAGCTAGAGCTGGTCGAAGCTGAACGGAAAGAGGCATTGAGCGGTGGTTTAGGAAACGAAGTTAAAGAGCTTTACCAATCTCTTTACTCTACGTCTCGGGAAGGCTCTCATATGGGTCTTTCCATGCCAGAAATTTCTAGGCCAGAAGGTAAACAATTAGAGAAAAATGGTAAGAAAAACTGGGAAAAAGCAGAAGTGAGTAAGATCGTAAAAGCGGTCAGTGAACACATTCTTGGTAAGGGTGTGGAGCATCAACTTGAATATTTAAAATGGGCCATTCTTCAGCTAGAAATTCGAGAGGAGAGCTTGGCGCGGCTTTACTGGGTTAAACAAAAACAATACGTCGAACGAGTAGTGCCAGATCTCTATTCTTCCGAAGAGGTGGTGGCCGCAGAATTTTTGGCTTTACCTTATCAGCGGGAATTGTCTACAGCGTACATAAGGGTGTTTAGTCAGGTCCTCAAGAAATGGAAAAGTATCTGGAAGGATCGTCCCCCAGCGGACTCTGTAGAACTCTACTAG
- a CDS encoding YeeE/YedE family protein — protein MRVLITSFTVGLLFALGLGIAGMTRPDKIQSFLDLAGDWDPSLIFVMVGAVGVHFFVYRLARKKSSPLFATSFNIPSRRDITWRLVIGAAIFGVGWGLGGFCPGPGLVSVPTGAASTLTFIVAMVGGFLTFRLADQTLLKK, from the coding sequence ATGAGAGTGTTGATTACTTCATTTACTGTGGGTTTGTTATTTGCTTTGGGCCTTGGGATTGCCGGGATGACTCGACCGGATAAAATCCAATCCTTCTTAGATCTCGCCGGCGACTGGGACCCAAGCTTAATTTTTGTTATGGTGGGCGCCGTGGGTGTACACTTTTTTGTCTACCGATTGGCGAGAAAAAAGTCTTCTCCACTGTTTGCTACCAGTTTTAATATTCCCAGCCGGCGTGACATCACTTGGCGCCTGGTTATAGGAGCCGCCATATTTGGAGTGGGCTGGGGATTAGGTGGTTTTTGCCCGGGGCCTGGATTAGTTTCTGTACCCACAGGGGCGGCATCTACTTTGACGTTTATCGTGGCCATGGTAGGTGGATTTTTAACCTTCAGACTTGCAGACCAGACGCTTTTGAAAAAATAG
- a CDS encoding ROK family protein yields the protein MRIGIDLGGTKIEGIALDSSGEEWARIRVSTPKDYPSTLNAIRHLVNDLVTKSGATNYTVGVGTPGAISPATGLMKNANSTFLIGKPMDRDLSEILQQEVRMANDANCFALSEAVDGAAEKQPVVFGVILGTGVGGGLVINGELLVGAHAIAGEWGHNPLPWMNEAESPGPKCYCGKQGCIEAFLSGPGMVARYQQGVESADVGVTSPKHIAGRAASGDLQAEEYLQKYEDRLARALSGVINVVDPHVIVLGGGVSNLDRLYSRVPELLEKYVFSDEVHTKLVPAKFGDSSGVRGAAWLWPKPL from the coding sequence TTGAGAATAGGCATCGACCTGGGCGGTACCAAAATTGAGGGTATCGCTCTTGATTCGTCAGGTGAGGAGTGGGCCCGGATCAGGGTGTCCACGCCGAAAGATTACCCTTCAACATTAAACGCCATTAGACACCTTGTGAATGATCTTGTCACAAAATCAGGCGCCACTAATTACACGGTGGGGGTTGGCACTCCGGGGGCGATTTCTCCAGCCACTGGTTTGATGAAAAATGCCAACTCCACATTTTTAATTGGCAAACCGATGGACAGAGATCTTTCAGAAATACTGCAACAAGAAGTGCGAATGGCCAATGATGCCAACTGCTTTGCGCTATCAGAGGCTGTGGATGGTGCCGCAGAAAAACAGCCAGTTGTGTTCGGCGTGATTCTGGGAACGGGTGTTGGTGGCGGACTTGTGATCAATGGTGAACTCCTTGTTGGGGCCCATGCCATTGCCGGTGAATGGGGGCATAACCCGTTACCATGGATGAACGAGGCGGAGTCTCCGGGGCCTAAGTGCTACTGTGGAAAGCAAGGATGTATTGAAGCTTTTCTCTCTGGCCCTGGGATGGTCGCAAGGTATCAGCAAGGGGTTGAGAGTGCCGACGTAGGCGTGACATCACCAAAGCACATTGCGGGGCGGGCGGCCAGTGGCGACCTTCAAGCCGAGGAGTATTTGCAAAAATACGAAGATCGACTGGCCCGGGCATTAAGTGGAGTGATCAATGTGGTCGACCCTCATGTTATTGTACTTGGAGGTGGAGTTTCAAACCTTGATCGTCTTTATTCTCGGGTGCCCGAGCTTTTAGAGAAATATGTTTTCTCAGACGAAGTGCACACAAAGTTAGTGCCTGCAAAATTTGGCGACTCAAGTGGAGTGAGAGGGGCCGCTTGGCTTTGGCCAAAACCTCTGTGA
- a CDS encoding sigma-54-dependent Fis family transcriptional regulator, with product MTSQVIRKPDFQYENFHGIVTVSPEMKKFISVLQRVARTDASVLLRGETGTGKELVASAIHLLSRRSRARFEAINCATLTPDLLASELFGHMKGAFTGAVRDKKGLFLMADGGTLFLDEVAEMPLEIQARFLRVLQDKTFTPVGSVNPIQVDVRVIAATNKSLRRMVEQGLFREDLMYRIRVVPLFLPRLVDREGDVEALTWYFIEQENQKGFRQIRALEKQVMEAFKSYPWFGNVRELKNNIEYAYAIGEGDVLRFSELTPELRGEESPSSKRVDQKTEVDIERERILNTLNEVGGRKGRAAEKLGMSRSTLWRKLREHRIIR from the coding sequence ATGACGTCGCAAGTTATAAGAAAACCAGATTTTCAGTACGAGAATTTTCATGGCATCGTAACGGTGTCGCCGGAAATGAAGAAATTTATATCCGTGCTGCAGCGTGTAGCCAGAACGGATGCATCAGTACTTTTGCGAGGTGAAACAGGTACGGGAAAAGAGTTGGTGGCATCGGCTATTCACCTGCTCTCTCGTCGGAGTCGAGCTCGCTTTGAGGCGATTAACTGTGCCACCCTCACACCTGATTTGTTGGCCTCGGAGTTATTTGGACACATGAAGGGCGCATTTACTGGCGCCGTAAGGGATAAAAAGGGTCTGTTTTTGATGGCCGATGGAGGCACCTTGTTTTTAGATGAGGTCGCCGAGATGCCCCTTGAGATTCAAGCTCGGTTTTTACGCGTGCTACAGGATAAGACTTTTACGCCGGTGGGGTCAGTAAACCCAATACAAGTGGATGTGAGAGTGATTGCGGCCACCAACAAATCTCTGCGGCGGATGGTGGAACAAGGTCTTTTTCGAGAAGATCTCATGTATCGAATTCGAGTGGTGCCGCTGTTTCTGCCTCGTTTGGTGGATCGAGAGGGCGATGTGGAGGCCCTCACTTGGTATTTTATTGAGCAAGAAAATCAAAAGGGCTTTCGGCAGATCCGCGCACTGGAAAAGCAAGTGATGGAGGCTTTTAAGAGTTATCCTTGGTTTGGAAATGTCAGAGAACTAAAAAATAATATTGAATATGCCTACGCCATTGGCGAGGGTGATGTCCTGCGATTTTCCGAACTCACACCTGAGCTTCGCGGAGAAGAATCGCCGTCGTCAAAACGAGTGGATCAGAAGACGGAAGTTGATATTGAGCGAGAACGAATTTTAAATACGCTCAATGAAGTGGGCGGCCGTAAAGGGCGCGCGGCCGAAAAATTAGGAATGAGTCGTTCAACACTTTGGCGTAAGTTGCGAGAGCACAGAATTATAAGATAA
- a CDS encoding DUF3365 domain-containing protein — MKIHLFLVIFLGLLPLSCESLNKNSSGLTETQAREAAIKHLEPFKKKFMQALMTALQSGGPEAAVLACHQEAPKIPADSSTPEVIVGRTSHKLRQSANAPKPWMKPYLDQYAGTKNGDLPSERLVALNNGEYGYLQPIYIKPLCLTCHGSNLSEGVDKKLSKLYPEDKGRGFKLGEFRGFFWAEVIKTASISPTKTE; from the coding sequence GTGAAAATTCATTTGTTTTTAGTTATTTTTTTAGGTTTGTTGCCGTTAAGTTGTGAGTCTTTGAATAAAAACTCATCGGGCCTCACTGAGACTCAGGCCAGAGAAGCAGCCATCAAACACCTAGAACCTTTTAAAAAGAAATTTATGCAGGCGCTAATGACAGCCTTACAATCAGGGGGTCCTGAAGCCGCGGTCCTTGCCTGTCACCAAGAGGCCCCTAAGATTCCAGCCGACTCAAGTACACCAGAGGTCATTGTTGGGCGAACCAGTCACAAATTGCGACAAAGTGCCAATGCCCCTAAACCATGGATGAAACCCTACTTAGATCAATATGCTGGAACAAAAAATGGGGATCTTCCGTCCGAGCGACTGGTCGCCCTTAACAACGGAGAATATGGTTACTTGCAGCCTATTTATATTAAACCTCTTTGTCTGACTTGCCACGGAAGCAACCTCAGTGAGGGCGTCGATAAGAAGCTTTCGAAATTATACCCCGAAGACAAGGGAAGAGGTTTTAAGCTGGGTGAGTTTCGTGGATTTTTTTGGGCTGAGGTTATTAAGACCGCCTCAATTAGCCCCACTAAAACTGAATAA
- a CDS encoding sodium/solute symporter (Members of the Solute:Sodium Symporter (SSS), TC 2.A.21 as described in tcdb.org, catalyze solute:Na+ symport. Known solutes for members of the family include sugars, amino acids, nucleosides, inositols, vitamins, urea or anions, depending on the system.), whose protein sequence is MSAQFEISNIDLVLLFLYFVVVLAIGWHFAKRHSGSEDYFLAGRKLGWATIGFSLFASNISSTTLVGLSGAAYSSGISISNYEWMASVVLVIFAVFFVPYYVGSRIYTMPEFLERRYGPALRYYFSLLTVVGNLFIDTAGTLFAGALVIQFFFPSVEVWQSALILAIVAGLYTAAGGLSAVVYTDVIQAVTLLVGTTVLTFLALDRVGSWQYVVENTPPEMLSVIRPNSDPTMPWLGLVTGVPILGFYFWCTNQFIVQRVLGARNIHHARWGALFGGLLKLPVLFIMVFPGVMARFIFPDLERPDLVFPTMVHELLPVGVRGLVLAGLVAAIMSSIDSTLHSASTLVTMDFVKRWRPQWGQERLTVAGRFITAAFMLIAAFWTPMVARFETLFEYLQSSLAYLFPPVVAVFVMGLFWSRTSSRAALTGMVLTHGVAVAVFLDQNFFHFLPQVHFLLLGGSFFLLACLVMFGLSFVTPPPEPSQIKNYVWSKERVAELEAGLPKVSWYQDYRIHSAILLVLTTLLVGIYW, encoded by the coding sequence GTGTCCGCCCAGTTTGAAATATCAAATATAGACCTCGTTTTGCTGTTTCTTTATTTTGTGGTGGTGCTAGCCATTGGGTGGCATTTTGCTAAACGGCATTCAGGATCTGAGGATTACTTTCTTGCGGGGCGCAAGCTGGGTTGGGCCACCATAGGTTTCTCGCTTTTTGCCTCTAACATTTCAAGTACCACCCTTGTGGGTTTGTCTGGGGCCGCTTACAGCTCGGGGATTTCCATATCCAATTATGAGTGGATGGCGTCTGTGGTTCTGGTGATCTTTGCCGTGTTTTTTGTGCCTTATTACGTTGGCAGTCGCATCTATACGATGCCTGAATTTTTAGAACGACGATATGGTCCAGCGCTCAGGTACTATTTCTCTCTACTCACAGTTGTGGGAAATTTGTTTATTGATACGGCTGGAACATTATTTGCCGGTGCATTGGTCATACAATTTTTCTTTCCAAGCGTTGAAGTCTGGCAGTCGGCACTGATTTTAGCAATTGTAGCCGGTCTGTATACCGCAGCCGGTGGTTTGTCTGCCGTGGTCTATACAGATGTAATTCAAGCGGTGACCTTATTGGTTGGTACAACAGTGCTAACATTTTTGGCTTTGGATAGAGTCGGCTCTTGGCAGTATGTGGTAGAGAACACTCCGCCTGAAATGTTGAGTGTGATCCGTCCCAATAGTGATCCCACCATGCCGTGGCTCGGCTTAGTGACTGGCGTTCCGATTTTGGGGTTTTATTTTTGGTGCACCAATCAATTTATCGTGCAAAGGGTACTTGGGGCTCGCAACATACATCATGCCCGGTGGGGAGCCCTTTTTGGCGGGCTCCTCAAGCTGCCAGTTCTTTTTATTATGGTGTTTCCTGGTGTGATGGCTCGATTTATTTTTCCGGATCTTGAGCGCCCCGATCTCGTATTCCCCACCATGGTTCATGAGCTCCTCCCCGTGGGGGTGCGTGGCCTGGTTTTAGCCGGCCTCGTGGCTGCGATTATGTCGAGCATTGACTCCACTTTACACTCGGCCTCCACTTTGGTGACCATGGACTTTGTTAAGAGGTGGCGGCCTCAATGGGGACAAGAGAGGCTCACAGTGGCTGGAAGGTTCATCACTGCGGCATTCATGTTGATCGCCGCATTTTGGACGCCCATGGTGGCGCGATTTGAAACGCTGTTTGAATATTTGCAGTCCTCCTTGGCTTATTTGTTTCCGCCCGTGGTAGCGGTGTTTGTGATGGGGCTATTTTGGTCTCGGACCAGCTCAAGGGCCGCGTTAACCGGAATGGTGCTCACCCACGGGGTGGCCGTAGCCGTATTTTTGGACCAGAACTTTTTTCATTTCTTGCCGCAAGTGCACTTCTTGTTGTTGGGCGGCAGCTTTTTTCTGCTGGCTTGCCTAGTGATGTTCGGATTGAGCTTTGTGACCCCACCGCCAGAGCCGAGCCAAATCAAAAACTATGTGTGGTCGAAGGAGCGCGTAGCAGAGTTGGAGGCGGGTCTTCCGAAGGTGTCCTGGTATCAGGATTATCGTATTCATTCTGCGATCTTACTTGTTTTGACGACCCTACTAGTTGGGATCTATTGGTAG
- a CDS encoding MBL fold metallo-hydrolase — protein sequence MEIKSFFDEDTFTVTFVVFDPATKDAVIIDPVMDYDPHGSATSTKSVDEVTDFVKSKGLNLHYILETHAHADHLSGSQLLKERFPKAKVGIGANITKVQDLFKGIFNLGDGFATDGSQFDTLLTEDKDLVAGSIKIKTLFTPGHTPACSSYVIEDAVFTGDALFMPDFGTGRCDFPAGSAEDLYNSITNKLYTLPDSTRVFVGHDYAPGGRGYAWESTIGEEKEKNVQLPVSRSKQDFVKFRTDRDKQLSAPRLIFQSVQVNINAGHLPEPGPNGIAYLKMPLNVSG from the coding sequence ATGGAAATCAAATCATTTTTTGACGAAGACACTTTTACTGTCACATTTGTCGTCTTTGATCCAGCAACTAAGGATGCTGTAATCATAGACCCCGTAATGGATTACGACCCGCATGGTTCTGCCACCAGCACAAAGTCGGTGGATGAAGTGACCGACTTTGTAAAATCAAAGGGCCTCAACCTCCATTACATTTTAGAAACACACGCGCACGCAGATCACCTTTCCGGTTCTCAGCTTTTAAAGGAGCGATTTCCAAAGGCAAAGGTGGGCATCGGTGCCAACATCACGAAGGTTCAAGATCTTTTCAAGGGCATCTTTAACTTAGGTGATGGTTTTGCTACAGACGGCAGCCAGTTTGATACACTCCTGACTGAAGATAAAGATTTGGTGGCTGGAAGCATTAAAATAAAGACTTTGTTTACTCCGGGTCACACACCAGCTTGTTCATCTTATGTGATTGAAGACGCTGTGTTCACTGGCGATGCTCTCTTTATGCCCGACTTTGGAACCGGACGTTGTGATTTTCCGGCTGGAAGTGCTGAGGACTTGTACAACTCTATCACAAACAAACTTTACACCCTACCCGATAGCACGCGGGTTTTTGTAGGCCATGACTACGCGCCAGGTGGCCGTGGCTATGCTTGGGAGTCGACCATTGGTGAGGAAAAAGAAAAAAATGTGCAGCTTCCAGTCAGCCGCTCGAAACAAGACTTTGTTAAGTTTCGAACAGATCGCGACAAGCAATTGTCGGCGCCTCGATTGATTTTTCAAAGTGTGCAAGTAAATATAAATGCCGGCCATCTACCAGAGCCCGGTCCCAACGGAATTGCTTATCTGAAAATGCCATTGAATGTGAGTGGATAA